Genomic window (Pseudovibrio brasiliensis):
AGGTGTGGCAATCCTCGGCGTGCCAATGCTCAGCCTGATCATCCCACCTATTCAGGCAGCAGCAATCCTACTTCCTCTTCTCGTAGCTATGGATGTTGTGGGCCTCTACGCCTATCGCAGAACCTACGACACCACCGTACTCAAGCTTACCATTCCCGCAGGCATCCTGGGCGTTGCCATCGGTTGGGCAACGGCTGCCTACTTCAGCGAGGCAATCATCAGACTCCTGATCGGGAGCATAGCACTGGCGTTCGTTCTGAAGTACTGGATCGGTGACAAGGCGGAGAAAGAGGCCCCAAAACCAAGCAAGGCGAAGGGCATTTTCTGGGGTACGATCGCCGGCTTCACCAGCTTTGTTTCCCACGCTGGCGGCCCACCATTCCAGA
Coding sequences:
- a CDS encoding sulfite exporter TauE/SafE family protein; protein product: MQDILINPLFYLVAIPALIIVGISKGGFGGGVAILGVPMLSLIIPPIQAAAILLPLLVAMDVVGLYAYRRTYDTTVLKLTIPAGILGVAIGWATAAYFSEAIIRLLIGSIALAFVLKYWIGDKAEKEAPKPSKAKGIFWGTIAGFTSFVSHAGGPPFQIYALPLKLPTILFAGTAVIFFAVINAVKLIPYTMLDEFDATNLTVSAVLLPLAPISMYLGVKIAKVISPQLFYKITYIGVFIVALKLIADGLVALT